From one Lolium rigidum isolate FL_2022 chromosome 4, APGP_CSIRO_Lrig_0.1, whole genome shotgun sequence genomic stretch:
- the LOC124650033 gene encoding metacaspase-5-like — protein MGRKRALLVGINYPGTKAELKGCHNDVARMRRCLLDRFGFDDAAIRVLDDADPAAPQPTGANIRRELARLVADARPGDFLFFHYSGHGTRLPAETGQDDDTGYDECIVPSDMNLITDQDFTELVQKVPDGCLFTIVSDSCHSGGLLDKAKEQIGHSTRQNKAQQGKREVQSDSGSGSGFRSFLKQTARDVLESQGVHIPHRSHQESSYDDGEAEEPSVTDGHTKNRSLPLSTFIEMLKEQTGKDDIEVGSIRMTLFNIFGDDASPKIKKFMKVMLEKLQQGQHGGVVGFVGALAQELLKAKLQGKQEDLKPAMEQEVHSVEEVYAGTTARVPSNGVLISGCQTDQTSADATTSKGLSYGALSNAIQAILAEKNRKVTNKELVLKARELLSKQGYKQQPGLYCSDKHTEVAFIC, from the exons ATGGGGCGGAAGCGCGCGCTGCTGGTGGGGATCAACTACCCGGGCACCAAGGCGGAGCTCAAGGGCTGTCACAACGACGTGGCCCGCATGCGCCGCTGCCTCCTCGACCGCTTCGGCTTCGACGACGCCGCCATCCGCGTCCTCGACGACGCCGACCCGGCCGCGCCGCAGCCCACGGGCGCCAACATCCGCCGGGAGCTGGCGCGCCTCGTCGCCGACGCGCGGCCCGGGGACTTCCTCTTCTTCCACTACAGCGGCCACGGCACGCGCCTGCCCGCCGAGACCGGCCAGGACGACGACACAGGGTACGACGAGTGCATCGTGCCCTCCGACATGAACCTCATCACAG ACCAAGATTTCACAGAGCTTGTGCAGAAAGTCCCTGATGGCTGCCTGTTCACCATAGTCTCAGACTCCTGCCACAGTGGTGGCCTGCTTGACAAAGCCAAGGAGCAGATTGGGCATAGCACAAGGCAGAACAAGGCCCAGCAAGGTAAACGGGAAGTGCAGTCTGATTCCGGCAGCGGCTCTGGCTTCCGGTCCTTCCTCAAACAGACGGCCCGGGACGTGTTGGAGTCCCAAGGAGTTCACATCCCTCACCGTAGCCACCAGGAGAGCAGCTACGATGACGGTGAGGCTGAGGAACCCTCAGTCACAGATGGTCACACCAAGAACAGGTCACTGCCCCTCTCGACATTCATCGAGATGCTCAAGGAACAGACCGGGAAGGACGACATTGAGGTGGGCTCGATCCGGATGACGCTGTTCAACATCTTCGGTGACGACGCCAGCCCCAAGATCAAGAAGTTCATGAAGGTGATGCTGGAAAAGCTGCAGCAGGGACAACACGGGGGCGTGGTGGGTTTTGTGGGTGCCCTGGCGCAGGAGTTGCTGAAGGCTAAGCTACAGGGCAAGCAGGAGGACTTGAAGCCGGCCATGGAGCAAGAGGTGCACAGCGTGGAAGAGGTCTACGCCGGAACGACGGCGAGGGTGCCCAGCAACGGGGTGCTGATCAGCGGGTGCCAGACCGACCAGACCTCGGCAGACGCAACCACTTCCAAAGGCTTGTCCTACGGCGCACTCAGCAACGCCATCCAGGCCATCCTTGCGGAAAAAAACCGGAAGGTGACGAACAAGGAGCTCGTGCTGAAGGCGCGGGAGCTGCTGTCCAAGCAGGGCTACAAACAGCAGCCTGGACTCTACTGCAGCGATAAGCACACTGAAGTGGCTTTCATATGCTGA
- the LOC124650034 gene encoding metacaspase-4-like — MGRKRAVLVGINYPGTEGELKGCLNDVARMRRCLVDRFGFDDADIRVLADADQSTPPPTGANIRLELERLVGDAQPGDTLFFHYSGHGLQLPPETGQEDDTGYDECIVPCDTNLIKDQDFTELVRKVPDGCLFTMVSDSCHSGGLIDKTKEQIGNSTKQGKVRQRQREMRPPSSGANMCASLIGAVRGALEYIGIRLPRRGNQKQSADEAKAQAATVASRSLPLSTYIRMLKQQTGKEDVGVGSIRATLFHHFGEDATPKIKKFVKAMLTRNAKPDGDEGGDQADALGLGPAMQEEVRGVEEVYAGAAARVPPRNGVLISGCQTDENSSDLTMADGASYGALSNAIQAVLAEEKRGKVVTNRELVLRARGLLSKQGYVQKPGLYCSDEHADAAFIC, encoded by the exons atGGGGCGGAAGCGCGCTGTGCTGGTGGGCATCAACTACCCGGGGACGGAGGGGGAGCTCAAAGGCTGCCTCAACGACGTGGCCCGGATGCGCCGGTGCCTCGTCGACCGCTTCGGCTTCGACGACGCCGACATACGCGTCCTCGCCGACGCCGACCAGTCCACGCCGCCGCCCACGGGGGCCAACATCCGGCTGGAGCTGGAGCGGCTCGTCGGTGACGCGCAGCCCGGAGACACCCTCTTCTTCCACTACAGCGGCCATGGCCTGCAGCTGCCGCCCGAGACCGGCCAGGAAGACGACACTGGCTACGACGAGTGCATCGTGCCCTGCGACACCAATCTCATCAAAG ACCAAGATTTCACTGAGCTGGTGCGAAAAGTCCCCGATGGCTGCCTCTTCACCATGGTGTCGGATTCATGCCACAGCGGCGGCCTCATTGACAAGACCAAGGAGCAGATCGGCAACAGCACCAAGCAGGGCAAGGTCCGGCAGCGGCAGCGAGAGATGCGACCACCTTCCTCCGGCGCCAACATGTGCGCCTCGCTCATTGGAGCCGTCCGTGGCGCGCTCGAGTACATCGGCATCCGCCTCCCTCGCCGCGGCAACCAGAAGCAGAGCGCCGACGAGGCGAAGGCGcaggccgccaccgtcgcgagccGGTCGCTGCCCCTGTCGACGTACATCCGGATGCTCAAGCAGCAGACGGGGAAGGAAGACGTCGGCGTGGGCTCGATCCGTGCGACTCTGTTCCACCACTTCGGCGAAGACGCCACGCCCAAGATCAAGAAGTTCGTCAAGGCCATG CTGACGCGGAACGCTAAGCCGGACGGCGACGAAGGCGGGGATCAGGCCGACGCTCTCGGGCTCGGGCCAGCCATGCAGGAGGAGGTGCGAGGCGTTGAGGAGGTGTACGCCGGGGCCGCGGCGAGGGTGCCGCCACGCAACGGCGTCCTGATCAGCGGTTGCCAGACGGACGAGAACTCGTCGGACCTGACCATGGCGGATGGCGCGTCCTACGGAGCACTCAGCAACGCCATCCAGGCCGTCCTCGCGGAGGAGAAACGCGGGAAGGTGGTGACCAACAGGGAGCTCGTGCTGAGGGCGCGGGGTTTGCTGTCCAAGCAGGGGTACGTTCAGAAGCCTGGCCTATACTGCAGCGATGAACATGCTGATGCTGCCTTCATATGCTGA